The following proteins are co-located in the Sporolactobacillus pectinivorans genome:
- a CDS encoding YjcZ family sporulation protein — protein MCSDGGYSGGYGSGSGFALIVVLFILLIIVGVSFVRW, from the coding sequence ATGTGTTCTGATGGTGGATACAGCGGCGGGTATGGCAGCGGCAGCGGATTTGCGCTGATTGTCGTTCTGTTTATTCTTTTGATTATCGTTGGCGTTTCCTTTGTAAGATGGTAG